TCCACGACGCGGGCGGGCTGCTCTACTACGACGGCGCGAACCTCAACGCGCTGCTCGGCCGCGGCCGCCCGGGCGACATGGGGTTCGACGTGATGCACTACAACGTCCACAAGACGTTCGCGACCCCGCACGGCGGCGGCGGCCCGGGCGCAGGGCCGGTCGGCGTCGTCGACGAGCTGGCCCCGTTCCTCCCGACGCCGCGGGTCCGCGAGGCCGACGAGGGGTCGGGCTACGAGCGGTTCGAGCCGGCGAACACCATCGGCAAGGTCCACGGCTTCGCCGGCAACTGGCTCGTGCTGATCAAGGCGTACGCGTACGTCGCCCGCCTCGGCGACGAGGGGCTCGCGGACGCCGCCGCGAAGGCCGTCCTCAACGCGAACTACCTCGCGGAACGGCTCGACCTCGACGTGCCCTTCGGCCCGTTCCACCACGAGTTCGCGGCGACCGCGGGCGACCGCGACGCCGCCGACGTGGCGAAGCGCATGCTCGACTTCGGCGTTCACCCGCCGACGACGAAGTGGCCGGAGATGGTGCCGGAGGCGATGCTGACGGAGCCGACCGAGATCGAGGGGCAGTCGTCGCTCGACGACCTCGCGGAGGCGTTCAACCTCGCGTACGCCGACACCGACGAGGCGCTCGATTCGGCACCGAACCGGACCGCCGCCGCCCGGATCGATCAGGTCGGTGCCGCGCGGAACCCGCGGCTCTCGTGGCAGGCGCTCGAAGAGGAGTAGCGCCTCGACGGGGTGTAGGAGTCGACGGCGGAAACCCGCCGCTCGGGTCAGGGCTCGGTCGCGGCGGAGCGCACCGGCTCCTCGCCGTCGAACTCGGTCGCGTCGCGGTCGCCGTCAAACTCGGTCGCGTCGCGGTCGCCGCCGAACTCGCCGGCCTCGAAGGAAGCCGAGCCCGCGTCGGAGCCGCCGACGGTCGCGGCGTCCTCGGCGTCCGACCCCGCGTCGAACGGTCCCGCGCAGTCCACGAACCGCCGCATCACGCGCCCCTCGGCGCGGTGGAGTGTCTCGCTACAGGTCGACTTGGCGATGTCGTTCGCCTCGGCCAGTTCCGTGAGCGTACAGCGGCGCGGCGTGTCGTAGTACCCCGAGCGGACCGCCTCGAAGACGAGTTCCCGCTGCGCCTCCGTGAGCGTTCGGTCCGGGTCCTCGCCGCCGGTCGCGGCGACGCCGACCGTCACCCCGTCGCCCGCGAGCCGCCGGCCGAACGCCTCGATCCGGTCGCGGTCGCCGACGACCGTCACGGTGGCGCGGCCGTCGACGACCTCGACCGCCGACTCGATCGGCAGGCCGACCGCCCGCGCCGCGGAGAGGTACGCGGGCCGGCGGCCGACCACCCGGAGCGTGCGGACCTCGCCGCGGCGCGCGACGACCCGCTCGCGGGCGACGCGGTCGTGGTCGCCGAGCGCGTCCTCGACGCGGTCCCTGTCGGTGCCGGCGACGCGGACGGTCGCGACCGCCTCCGCGCCGGTCTCGGACGACTCGTCGACGAGGGAGTCGGAGGGCCCCTCCCCGTCGACGGAGACGGTCTCGTCGACCCGGAGCGTCGCCGACGGGACGCGCCGGGAGACGTCGCCGAG
This genomic stretch from Halorubrum hochsteinianum harbors:
- a CDS encoding helix-turn-helix domain-containing protein; this encodes MSRTALRLDLPTGSWLGDVSRRVPSATLRVDETVSVDGEGPSDSLVDESSETGAEAVATVRVAGTDRDRVEDALGDHDRVARERVVARRGEVRTLRVVGRRPAYLSAARAVGLPIESAVEVVDGRATVTVVGDRDRIEAFGRRLAGDGVTVGVAATGGEDPDRTLTEAQRELVFEAVRSGYYDTPRRCTLTELAEANDIAKSTCSETLHRAEGRVMRRFVDCAGPFDAGSDAEDAATVGGSDAGSASFEAGEFGGDRDATEFDGDRDATEFDGEEPVRSAATEP
- the gcvPB gene encoding aminomethyl-transferring glycine dehydrogenase subunit GcvPB, which gives rise to MIHDQANYERDGEGVREPLLSEKGEETVDVREDSPLPDDLTREELTLPNPSEPETARHYTRLSQMNWSIDSGPYPLGSCTMKYNPKFTEDVAADPNAAVHPDRSARSAQGILELQYRLQEALADIGGMDAVTLQPPAGAAGELTGILVAKAYHEHHGNDRSEVVIPASAHGTNFATAATAGYDVVELPSGEDGRVDLEALEAAVGDDTAALMLTNPNTVGLFERDITEIAEIVHDAGGLLYYDGANLNALLGRGRPGDMGFDVMHYNVHKTFATPHGGGGPGAGPVGVVDELAPFLPTPRVREADEGSGYERFEPANTIGKVHGFAGNWLVLIKAYAYVARLGDEGLADAAAKAVLNANYLAERLDLDVPFGPFHHEFAATAGDRDAADVAKRMLDFGVHPPTTKWPEMVPEAMLTEPTEIEGQSSLDDLAEAFNLAYADTDEALDSAPNRTAAARIDQVGAARNPRLSWQALEEE